GTCCTTCTTTTCGTCCTTCTTTTCGTCTTCCCGCACCGCTGACTTAAAGTTGCGGATGGCTTCTCCCAGGCCCTTTCCGACCTGCCCAAGCTTACTAGGGCCGAAAATCAGCAATGCGATAACCAAGAGGACCAAAAGTTCAGGAAAGCCTAGTTTGCCGCCAAACATTCGAGCCTCCAACCGTTTTCATCTTCGCGTGGCTATTTTAGCAGACCGAGGCTTTCCTCTGCGTAGCGCGGCAACCTGGAGCCCAAGCCGCTGGGGCTATTTGGCCTGCGTTCTCCGGTAACTGAAGCGGAAGCCGCGCACCGCCTTGCCCGATTCTCCCCGCGTGTTGTAGTCGAGCTGGTAATCCACGTAGGGCGCGGCGGCGGGATAGCTGTGGTCCGCGGGATAGGGATAGCGGCCCATGGCGTGGTAGGGCAGCGGCTCGACCGTCTGTCCGTGGAAGGCGTAGAAGTCCATGTCCTTCTCGAAGCCGTCGGCGAAGAAGAAGTAATCGCGCGTCCAGCCGGCGGGCGGAGCAGGGAGAGTTGTGGGGTCGAACTCCAGCGCGACCTCATCCCCGGAGCCGAAGATGACGAACTTGTCCTCGGCCTGGGTGAGCAGAGGAAGCACGTCACCATAGCGGGTGTAGTTGCCGGCGGCGCGGGCGTAAGGACCGGTCTGGCTGGCGTCTTCGTAGTCATAGGTAAAGTCGCTGCGCAGTTTGCCTTCGATGACCCGCGGATATCCGTGGAAGGCGAGGCGCGCCTGCGCCAGCGGTACTTCGCTCACGCGGACGGGAATCTTCTCCTGCGTCGTGTCGATGAGGATCTGGTCCCAGTAGATCTCGAGATTGGTGACGATGCGGATGCGGCGCGTGCCCGCGGGCAGGCGGCCGGAGAGGTCGGCGACCATGGTGCGGGCGAGGCCCGCGGGGAATCCCATGTCGTCCACTACGCGCACCCAGCGGCCGGCCGAATCTTGTGCCTCCACGTAAGGCGCGATGGGCGACATGCCCGCCTGGTAGGCCGCGTACATCGAGTTGGCGGTGAAGTACTCGATGAAGCCGTGCAACAGCAGGCGCAAGGGCCCGGACTGGTAGGGAGCGCCTAGGTCGAGCTCGAGCGTGTGCAATTCGGTGAAGCCGGCGAACCCGGCGGGCTTGAATCCGGTGACGTACTGGTGGTCGCGGTGAAGCAGTTGCGGCAAGACGTTACGGCCCTGGCCGTCCCAGGCGCCGGCCGGAGGGCGCGCTCCGCGGCTGGTGATGACGGCGAAGTCCGGGAAGGGAGGCGCGCTGAGGAAGCGCTCGTTGGGATAGACATCGGCGTCGGCGGGATGGTCCACGGCCAGCAGCTTCACCTGGTCGAGATAGACGACCTCTTCCATCGGCTCCATGAAGCGGAAGCTCAGGCGGCCGTTGCGCAGCCGGGCGCGCGCGCCCTCGACCTTCACGTACTCCGTGGGATCGAAGTCGTTGGTCTGGCCGGGCGCGACCCAGTGGCCGACCACGCCGGCGCCGATCATGTCCGCAACCAGTTCGTAGCGCTCGCCGTTCCAGACGAACAAGGTCGGACAGGAGCTGCCCCTGCGGTCGATCTCTTCGATCACGTGGCGGCGGCCGGCGGCGAGCTGTACTTCGTCCTGTAACACGCCGGTGGGCCACAGGAGGCGGACGACGTCGGCTTCCGTCGCCTGGCCGAGTCCGGCGACGATTTCCGGTGCGCTCTGCCCCAGGTAGCCGGAGGAGCTTTGCACCTCCCAGTGCTGTCGCATGGCGCCGGCAAAGACCTCGACTTTGGTGCCGATGGCGCTCTTATTGTCGGCCAGGCCTTTGAGGGCGATGCACAGCGAGTGATTGCGATTGCCGCCATCGTTGCGCAGCAGCACCGGCGG
This is a stretch of genomic DNA from Terriglobales bacterium. It encodes these proteins:
- the tatA gene encoding twin-arginine translocase TatA/TatE family subunit, whose amino-acid sequence is MFGGKLGFPELLVLLVIALLIFGPSKLGQVGKGLGEAIRNFKSAVREDEKKDEKKD